CGGCGACCGCGGCGGCGATGCCCATCGTGGTGAGGAACGGGATGCCCGCGAAGCTCAGCCCGATGAGGGCGATGAGCACCGTGACGCCGGCGAAGACGACGGCGGAGCCGGCGGTTCCGGTCGCCCGGGAGGCGGACTCCTCGGGGTCGACGCCGGTGCGCACCTGGTCTTGATGTCGCGCGACGATGAACAGCGCGTAGTCGATGCCGACGGCCAGCCCCAGCATGATCGCGAGCATGGGGGTGACCGATGAGATCGATGCGAACGCGGTGGAGAAGTAGATCAGGGCGATCGCCAGGCCCACGCCGATCAGCGCGCTCACGAGCGGGAAGAAGGCGACGGCGAACGAGCGGAAGGTGATGATCAGCACGAACAGGGCGATCAGCACCCCGACCGCCTCGATGATCGACAGCGCCGGCATGGACGTCGCGAACAGGTCGCCGCCGAGGGCGATCTGCGTGTCTTCGGGCACGGCCGCGCGGAAGGAGTCGGTGACTGCTTCGACCTCGGCGACGCTGTCCTCGGGGATGTCGGTCGACTGGCCGTCGAACTGGATCTGGATGATGGCCGCCTGCTCGTCGTCCGAGACGAGTCCGGTGACCATCTCGTCGAACGGGTCGGTGACGGCCAGCACCTTGTCGACGGCGGCGATCTCATCGACCACCGTCCCGATCTCCACGGCGAAGGCGTCGTCGGTGACACTCATGCCCTCGGGCGCGACCACGACCAGCTGGGCGCTCGTGCCGCTGGCCTGGGGGAACGAGCGCTCGAGCAGCTGAATGCCCTCCTGCGCCTCGGTCCCCGGGATCGAGAAGGAGTTGTCGGTGCCCTGCATGAACACGAGTGCGCCGCCGCCGGCGAGGCCGAGCAGGAGCAGCCACGACACCAGCACCCGCCACGGGTGACGGTAGGACCAGCGGCCGAGAGAGGAAAGAATGGTGGACAACAGGCGCTCCGGTGTGATGATCAGGATGATTCGATACAGCGCTGTATCCAATACACTGTTGTATCGTAACGACGCGGCTCCCCGCAATCCTGGGGAGTCGGTGTGAACATCGGATGATGGATGCCGGAAGGAGGCCGCCCGCATGAGCGACGCGACCACACGGCCGAGCACGCGCCGCCGCGAGCAGACGCGCGCGCGGCTGCTCGACGCGGCGCACGAGATCTTTGGCGAGGTCGGCATGGACGGTGCGTCGGTCGAGGCGATCTGCGAACGCGCGGGTTTCACTCGAGGGGCGTTCTATTCGAACTTCGACTCGAAGGACGAGCTGTTCCTCGCCCTCGTGTCGAGAATGGCCGAGGCGAAGATGGACGAGGTCGCCGGTCGCGTGCGCGATCTGAGCACCTCGGCCCCGCTGCAGCCCGCCGCGCTCGTGCGACAGGTGCTCGGCGTCTCGCTCGGAGAGCACACGGAGCCGCAGCTGATGAGCGAGATCCGCACGCAGGCGCTCCGCGATCCGCGGATGGCGCAGGCCTACCTCGCCTGGCACGAGAGGCTGCAGGCCCGCGTTGCGGCGGTGATCCGTACCGTCGTCGACACCCAGGGCGTCCGCCTGCGGCTCAGCGTCGACGAGGCGGCGCGGCTGCTGCTGAGTCTTTCGGAGGAGAGCTCGATGTTCGCGACGATCGAAGGCAAGAGCGAGGCGCAGATCGGTGCGGTGCTGGCCGATCGCCTCGAGCACCTCGTGACGCTGCTGGTCGACGTCAGCTGACTGCGGCGAGCAGCCCGTAGCAGCGCGAGACCCGGTCGAGCCACCACTGCCGACGGTCGGTGGATGCCGCGTGCGCGCGCAGCAGGTCGGGGTCGGGTGCGACCGGCTCGACCGTGACGAACCCTGCCCGCGGCACCAGCGGGGCGGCGGTGACATCGGCGCGCAGCAGCGCGGCCGTCCCCAGTCCGCAGTCGTAGTCGAGCTGGGGGAGGGATGCCGCCAGCGCAGCGCCCATGGACAATCCGACGCTCGTGTCCAGCGCGCTCGAGACGACCGCCGGCAGCCCGGCCTGCGCGACGATCTCGAGTGCGCGGCGCACGCCGCCCAGGGGCTGCGCCTTGACGACCAGCAGGTCGGCCGCGCCGGCCCGCGCGACCGCGAGCGGGTCGGCGGCCTTGCGCACGCTCTCGTCGGCCGCGATCGGCACGCCCATGTACTTCACGCGCCGCCGCAGCTCGGCGAGTTCCTCCACCGTCGCGCAGGGCTGCTCGGCGTACTCGAGGTCGAACTCGGCCAGCCGGTGCAGGGCGTGCTCGGCTTCATCCATGTTCCAGCCGCCGTTCGCGTCGATGCGGATGCGGCCCTCGGGTCCCATCACCTCGCGCACGGCGCGGACGCGGGCGACGTCATCGTCGAGCGACTGGCCGCGTTCGGCGACCTTGACCTTCGCCGTCCGGCATCCATCGAACCGCGCCAGCACTCCCGGCACGGCGTCCGCGGTCACGGCCGGCACCGTCGCATTGACCGGAATGGCCGTGCGCAGGGGGGCCGGCTGCCGGGTCCAGCCGAAGTCGATCGCCGCGGCCAGCCAGGTCGCCGCCTCGGCGTCGTCGTACTCGGCGAACGGTGAGAACTCGGTCCACCCCTCGGGGCCGCGCAGCAGCAGCGCTTCGCGCACATCCACCCCGCGGAATCGGGTGACCAGCGGCAAGGCGACCACGTGCACCTCGGCGAACAGATCGGCCAGTGGAGGAAGGCGGGTGGCGGTCATGGGTCCATCCTGGTCCGTTTACGCGCCGGCCGCAGTCCAATGATGTGTCACTCGCCTATAGTGTGTATCATACTGTATAGTGTTGATCATGACCGATACCGAAGCCCTCGAGACGCATCTGCAGGAGCTCCGTCGCGGCACCGTCGTGCTGGCGTGCCTGCGGCTGCTTGAGCACTCCGGGTACGGGTACGCGCTTCTCGAAGAACTCACCGGCCGCGGGTTCGAGACAGACGCCAACACGCTCTACCCGCTCCTGCGCCGTCTCGAGAAGCAGGGGCACCTCACGAGCGAGTGGAACACGGACGAGTCCCGTCCGCGGAAGTTCTACCGCACGAGCGACGCCGGCCGGCGGCTGGCGCGCGCTCTCACGACCGACTTCGACGCGATCGCCACCGCGATCGCCGCACTGCCCGAGGAGGGCTGACATGACCGCCACCCTGACCGACCGTTACATCGACGCCGTCATCCGATCGCTGCCCGAGTCGCAGCGGGCCGACGTCGCCGCCGAGCTGCGCGCGTCGATCGCCGACCAGATCGACGACCGCGGCGCAGACGGCCAGCCTGCGGGCGCCTTCGAACGCGAGGTGCTCA
This DNA window, taken from Microbacterium invictum, encodes the following:
- a CDS encoding TetR/AcrR family transcriptional regulator; its protein translation is MSDATTRPSTRRREQTRARLLDAAHEIFGEVGMDGASVEAICERAGFTRGAFYSNFDSKDELFLALVSRMAEAKMDEVAGRVRDLSTSAPLQPAALVRQVLGVSLGEHTEPQLMSEIRTQALRDPRMAQAYLAWHERLQARVAAVIRTVVDTQGVRLRLSVDEAARLLLSLSEESSMFATIEGKSEAQIGAVLADRLEHLVTLLVDVS
- a CDS encoding o-succinylbenzoate synthase, which produces MTATRLPPLADLFAEVHVVALPLVTRFRGVDVREALLLRGPEGWTEFSPFAEYDDAEAATWLAAAIDFGWTRQPAPLRTAIPVNATVPAVTADAVPGVLARFDGCRTAKVKVAERGQSLDDDVARVRAVREVMGPEGRIRIDANGGWNMDEAEHALHRLAEFDLEYAEQPCATVEELAELRRRVKYMGVPIAADESVRKAADPLAVARAGAADLLVVKAQPLGGVRRALEIVAQAGLPAVVSSALDTSVGLSMGAALAASLPQLDYDCGLGTAALLRADVTAAPLVPRAGFVTVEPVAPDPDLLRAHAASTDRRQWWLDRVSRCYGLLAAVS
- a CDS encoding PadR family transcriptional regulator, producing the protein MTDTEALETHLQELRRGTVVLACLRLLEHSGYGYALLEELTGRGFETDANTLYPLLRRLEKQGHLTSEWNTDESRPRKFYRTSDAGRRLARALTTDFDAIATAIAALPEEG